One window from the genome of Candidatus Bathyanammoxibius amoris encodes:
- a CDS encoding transporter, whose product MARHKALSAMCLIATLYLTNQHSKEALAQAPINFDTAVTPFFSGSVLKSRGVFIHKTDDDNKELDRRLTIRKVPTVFGYAPTRDVAATISVPLIEKSLRRNLSGRRVTLDAAGLGDISIMGRWTFKKWLGPWRRTDLAIIGGVELPTGDTSRRDEGIRLPPKLQLGSGSFDPFLRMAFSRIVRRNSTFAELQYKVNTPGALDYKFGDILKYDLAFAYRFFPAKKYPNPEFYGILELNGVWEQQARQRGRDVENTGSNTIFLSPGIQAIPLKNLLIEASVQIPIYQDLRGRQLGYDVGNLGNSNIVFGFRFLY is encoded by the coding sequence ATGGCAAGACACAAAGCCCTTTCGGCCATGTGCCTAATCGCCACGCTCTACCTCACTAACCAGCACTCCAAAGAGGCATTGGCTCAAGCGCCCATAAACTTTGACACTGCCGTAACACCGTTCTTCTCTGGCAGTGTATTGAAGTCCCGGGGTGTGTTTATCCACAAAACAGACGATGATAACAAGGAGCTGGATAGAAGGCTAACTATAAGGAAAGTACCTACTGTCTTTGGCTACGCACCCACGCGCGATGTTGCGGCTACTATTTCAGTCCCCTTGATAGAAAAATCTCTGAGGAGAAATCTATCTGGCAGACGAGTAACGTTGGATGCGGCCGGACTGGGTGATATATCCATTATGGGCAGGTGGACCTTCAAGAAGTGGCTAGGCCCCTGGAGGAGGACCGACCTGGCCATTATCGGCGGTGTGGAACTGCCCACAGGAGATACAAGCAGGAGGGATGAGGGCATCAGGCTGCCGCCAAAACTCCAGTTGGGTTCAGGCTCTTTTGACCCTTTCCTTCGCATGGCCTTCAGCCGTATTGTGAGACGCAACAGCACCTTTGCCGAACTTCAATATAAGGTAAATACACCCGGGGCGCTGGACTATAAGTTCGGTGATATTCTGAAATACGACCTGGCCTTTGCATATAGATTCTTCCCTGCCAAGAAGTACCCCAACCCTGAGTTCTACGGAATCCTGGAGCTAAATGGTGTCTGGGAGCAACAGGCCAGACAGAGGGGGAGGGATGTTGAAAACACAGGGAGCAATACCATCTTTCTCTCCCCGGGTATCCAGGCCATTCCCCTGAAGAATCTACTAATAGAGGCCTCTGTGCAGATACCCATCTATCAAGACCTGAGGGGAAGGCAATTGGGATATGATGTAGGGAACCTGGGGAACTCTAATATTGTCTTTGGATTTCGGTTCCTGTATTAA
- a CDS encoding thioredoxin family protein: MITKRRVEIFTAGCLLCQEAVKMVKELACPSCEVVVYDLNEQCESKECLDKVSHYGISRVPTIVVDGKIAECCTGSRPNVEALKAAGIGHAL, encoded by the coding sequence ATGATTACAAAAAGAAGGGTAGAGATTTTTACTGCCGGCTGTCTCCTCTGTCAGGAGGCGGTGAAGATGGTGAAGGAGCTTGCCTGCCCAAGCTGTGAGGTAGTTGTTTATGACCTTAATGAGCAGTGCGAGAGTAAGGAATGTCTGGACAAGGTGAGTCACTACGGGATCAGCCGTGTACCGACCATCGTCGTAGACGGCAAGATAGCCGAGTGCTGCACGGGTTCCAGACCAAACGTCGAGGCACTAAAGGCGGCAGGGATTGGCCACGCCTTATAG